A part of Anabas testudineus chromosome 7, fAnaTes1.2, whole genome shotgun sequence genomic DNA contains:
- the rprd1b gene encoding regulation of nuclear pre-mRNA domain-containing protein 1B: MSSFSESALVKKLSELSSSQQSVQTLSLWIIHHRKHSGLIVKVWHRELKKAKSNRKLTFLYLANDVIQNSKKKGPEFTKDFESVLVDACSHVASEADENCKKHMERLLNIWKERSLYRGDFIQQLKLAIEDSNSPRPSEEKKPVKRGYQKIQEDEDDEDDDYRSHTSPRNTDASAAQLTEELVKALQDLENAASGDAAVRQKIASLPQEVQDVSLLEKITDKEAADKLSKTVDEACLLLAEYNGRLAAELEDRRQLARMLMEYINSQKEALMEREKKLEEYKQKLARVTQVRKELKSHIQSLPDLSLLPNVTGGLAPLPSAGDLFSTD, translated from the exons ATGTCGTCCTTCTCTGAGTCGGCCCTGGTGAAGAAGTTGTCGGAGCTGAGCAGCTCGCAGCAGAGCGTccagactctgtctctgtggatcATCCACCACCGCAAACACTCGGGCCTGATCGTCAAAGTGTGGCACAGAGAGCTGAAGAAAG CTAAAAGCAACAGGAAGCTGACATTTCTGTATCTGGCCAACGATGTCATCCAGaacagcaaaaagaaaggaCCAGAATTCACCAAAGACTTTGAGTCTGTCCTCGTTGATGCCTGCTCCCATGTTGCCAG tgagGCAGATGAGAACTGTAAAAAGCACATGGAGAGACTACTGAACATCTGGAAAGAGAGGAGCCTCTACAGAGGTGACTTCATTCAGCAGCTCAAACTGGCCATAGAAGACTCAAACAGCCCCAGGCCTTCAG aggaaaagaagcCGGTGAAACGAGGCTATCAAAAGATtcaggaagatgaagatgatgaggacGATGACTACAGAAGCCATACCTCACCTCGCAACACAGATGCCTCCGCAGCTCAACTG acagaggagctgGTAAAGGCCTTGCAGGACTTGGAAAATGCTGCTTCTGGTGATGCAGCTGTTCGTCAGAAGATTGCCTCGCTGCCGCAGGAAGTCCAGGATGTTTCACTGCTAGAAAAGATCACTG ACAAGGAGGCAGCAGACAAGCTGTCGAAAACAGTGGATGAAGCCTGTTTGCTGCTGGCAGAGTACAACGGCCGACTGGCTGCAGAGCTGGAGGATCGGAGACAACTCGCTCGCATGTTGATGGAATACATCAACAGTCAGAAGGAGGCGCtcatggagagagagaagaaactaGAG GAATATAAGCAGAAACTGGCGAGAGTGACACAAGTGAGGAAAGAGCTCAAGTCCCACATCCAGAGTCTACCAGACCTCTCCCTCCTGCCCAACGTGACCGGGGGTCTGGCACCGCTCCCCTCGGCCGGAGACCTCTTCTCCACTGACTGA
- the LOC113167712 gene encoding taste receptor type 1 member 1 codes for MSNAVFLFLGWILLESVDGDLDYISHGQGMQLQGNFSIAGLFPLHYTDGLTSNLPALVPCNVGTPNKHGFHLMQAMRFAVEEINNSTRPQSLLPGVKLGYQMYDICSAPASVLATLDLLEHLYQNPSTPGTEGNTPSNYDNSQTTVVVIGPDSSSNTFTPAALLGAFLVPEISYEASNQMLSDKFLYPAFFRTIPSDKNQVTAIIQLLIYFNWTWIALLASDNDYGLEGMQSLYQQAPNYGICIAYQGIIPSLTDNTVQTMRNMVDGILKTKVNTIVVFSSKSKLRGFFPFVIEQNVTNKVWIGTEDWSAATLISGIPGIHTIGTVIGMSIKYSLIPGFDEFEKKVFLASMQQSDTQNISNSTMGQGNICLQSTDLFSLARKNFSMDTYDMTSAFSVYKAVYAVAHALHQALDCDSGECQKRSVYPWQLLSWLKQVDFSLDNTSVYFDSNGDPPTGYDIVSWVWRGTDWSVRVVGSFNPNPTMLTVNDDQIEWYDTGNSKPVPESICSPPCPKGYKKLLLGAHRCCFDCQACPAATFLNISDPTTCQHCLPEQWAPPSSDQCLKRTVLLLAWDAPLSIALLFFLVACLLMTSGSAIILMLNLNTPVAKSAGGRTCLLMLAALSAAAMSSLCYFGKPSPLACILKYPLFIFSFSVCLACITVRALQVVCIFKFASKLPPVYDKWAKKHGPEFTIFLVSVTILFISGVRVALNPPKPSQDLLFYEDSIVLECSNTLSPGAGVELAYVSLLSVLCFSFSYMGKDLPANYNEAKCVTFSLMVYMISWMSFFTLYLVSRSPFTMAANVFAILLSVLAFLGGYFFPKIYIIVLKPQMNTTAHFQNCIQMYTMSKQ; via the exons ATGTCTaatgctgtgtttctgttcttagGCTGGATCCTGTTGGAATCAGTAGATGGGGACCTGGATTACATCTCTCATGGACAGGGAATGCAACTGCAGGGCAACTTTTCCATAGCTGGactgtttcctctccactaCACAGATGGACTAACTTCTAATTTACCGGCTTTGGTTCCATGTAATGT AGGTACGCCCAACAAACACGGCTTTCACCTGATGCAAGCCATGAGATTTGCTGTGGAAGAAATCAACAACAGCACCCGACCACAGTCTCTTTTACCAGGAGTGAAGCTGGGCTACCAGATGTATGACATCTGCTCAGCACCAGCCAGTGTCCTGGCAACATTGGACCTGCTGGAGCACCTCTACCAGAACCCTTCCACTCCTGGGACAGAAGGAAACACACCTTCAAATTATGACAACAGTCAAACAACAGTGGTTGTGATCGggccagacagcagcagcaacactttCACCCCGGCTGCTTTACTTGGGGCCTTTCTCGTACCAGAA ATCTCCTATGAGGCCTCAAATCAAATGCTTAGCGACAAGTTCCTCTATCCAGCCTTTTTCCGCACAATTCCCAGCGACAAGAACCAGGTGACAGCTATAATCcagcttttaatttatttcaactGGACATGGATTGCTCTGCTAGCCAGTGATAATGACTATGGCCTGGAGGGCATGCAGAGCCTTTACCAGCAAGCCCCAAACTATGGCATCTGCATCGCCTACCAAGGAATAATCCCCTCACTCACCGATAACACAGTCCAGACCATGAGGAACATGGTGGACGGCATACTGAAGACCAAAGTCAACACTATTGTAGTCTTCTCCAGCAAGTCAAAACTTAGGGGCTTCTTCCCATTTGTCATTGAGCAGAATGTGACAAATAAGGTATGGATAGGGACGGAGGACTGGTCAGCAGCTACTCTTATATCAGGGATTCCTGGGATCCACACCATCGGCACTGTGATCGGCATGTCCATCAAATATTCACTTATTCCTGGTTTTGACGAGTTTGAGAAAAAGGTATTTCTGGCTTCAATGCAGCAGAGTGACACACAGAACATCTCTAACAGCACCATGGGCCAAGGGAATATCTGTCTACAGAGCACGGACTTGTTCAGCCTGGCCAGGAAGAATTTCTCAATGGACACATATGACATGACCTCCGCTTTCAGTGTGTATAAGGCGGTGTATGCTGTGGCTCATGCTCTGCACCAAGCTCTAGACTGTGATTCTGGAGAGTGCCAGAAAAGGAGTGTGTATCCATGGCAG CTCCTCTCGTGGCTTAAGCAGGTGGACTTCTCTCTGGACAACACCTCTGTTTACTTTGATAGTAATGGTGACCCGCCAACAGGATATGATATTGTTTCCTGGGTTTGGAGGGGGACAGATTGGTCTGTCAGGGTGGTGGGCTCCTTTAACCCCAATCCCACTATGCTCACAGTTAATGATGATCAAATTGAGTGGTACGACACAGGCAATTCAAAACCA GTGCCGGAGTCCATCTGCTCTCCACCCTGCCCAAAAGGCTACAAGAAGCTACTGTTGGGAGCGCATCGCTGCTGCTTCGACTGCCAGGCCTGTCCTGCTGCCACGTTCCTCAATATAAGTG ACCCCACTACATGCCAGCATTGTCTGCCGGAGCAGTGGGCTCCCCCAAGCAGTGACCAGTGTCTCAAAAGGACCGTCCTGCTGCTCGCCTGGGACGCCCCCCTCTCCATCGCCCTGCTCTTCTTTCTGGTCGCCTGTCTTCTTATGACCTCTGGCTCTGCGATAATCCTCATGCTCAACCTGAACACGCCTGTGGCCAAGTCTGCCGGAGGCCGCACCTGCCTCCTGATGCTGGCAGCCCTGAGTGCTGCTGCTATGAgctctttgtgttattttggcAAGCCTTCGCCTCTGGCCTGCATCCTCAAGTACCCTCTATTCATCTTCAGCTTCTCTGTGTGCCTGGCCTGCATCACTGTGCGTGCCCTCCAAGTTgtctgcatttttaaatttgcatcCAAGCTGCCGCCGGTCTATGACAAGTGGGCCAAAAAACACGGCCCAGAGTTCACCATTTTCCTGGTGTCTGTCACTATCTTGTTCATTTCTGGGGTCCGCGTGGCCCTCAACCCTCCCAAACCATCACAAGATCTCCTCTTCTATGAGGACAGCATTGTCTTAGAGTGCAGTAACACCCTCTCACCTGGTGCAGGTGTAGAGTTAGCTTATGTCTCACTGCTCAGtgtcctctgcttctctttcagctACATGGGAAAAGACCTGCCAGCCAACTACAATGAGGCCAAGTGTGTCACCTTCAGCCTCATGGTGTACATGATCTCCTGGATGAGCTTCTTCACACTGTACCTCGTCAGCAGAAGCCCATTCACCATGGCTGCAAACGTGTTTGCCATTCTTCTAAGCGTCCTGGCTTTCCTCGGGGGCTACTTCTTTcccaaaatatatattattgtcCTGAAGCCACAAATGAACACGACTGCCCATTTCCAGAACTGTATTCAGATGTATACTATGAGCAAACAATAA
- the LOC113167808 gene encoding transcription factor HES-5-like has product MLTSHYKRRQLLRRHHRLRCHPEEAAHSTCTSMAPHSSSYSSIHHSRIAERDNIKLRKPVVEKMRRDRINSCIEQLKVILEKEFQKQEPNSKLEKADILEMTVSFLRQQLQPGLCHRDFTQGYSHCWRDSLHFLSAGSNANVSATPLQGLQLQEQRLHQDQRVSSPSPVCLTVRPTTLQDSRGPVWRPW; this is encoded by the exons ATGCTAACATCTCACTATAAAAGGAGGCAGCTCCTCCGCAGACATCACAGATTACGGTGTCATCCTGAAGAAGCTGCTCACTCTACCTGCACAAGCATGGCTCCTCACTCCAGCAGCTACTCTTCCATCCACCACTCTAGGATCGCTGAGAGAGACAACATTAAA TTGAGAAAACCTGTTGTGGAGAAAATGCGCAGAGATCGCATCAACAGCTGCATCGAGCAGCTTAAGGTCATCCTGGAGAAGGAGTTCCAAAAACAGGAGCCCAACTCCAAGCTGGAGAAAGCCGACATCCTGGAGATGACTGTGAGCTTCttgaggcagcagctgcagccaggACTGTGTCACAGAGACTTCACCCAAGGCTACTCTCACTGCTGGAGGGACTCTCTGCACTTCCTCTCTGCAGGCTCCAATGCAAATGTCTCTGCCACTCCTCTGCAGGGCCtccagctgcaggagcagcGGCTCCATCAGGACCAGAGAGTCAGCAGCCCCTCTCCAGTCTGCCTCACAGTCAGGCCCACCACGCTGCAAGACAGCAGAGGCCCTGTGTGGAGGCCTTGGTAG
- the her12 gene encoding hairy-related 12, whose amino-acid sequence MAPCSTNYSSIHHSRISEKDNIKLRKPVVEKMRRDRINSCIEQLKVILEKEFQKQEPNSKLEKADILEMTVSFLRQQLQPGLCHRDFTQGYSHCWRDSLHFLSAGSNLHSATPLQGLQLQEQRLHQDQRVSSPSPVCLTVRPTTLQDSSSSRGPVWRPW is encoded by the exons ATGGCTCCTTGTTCCACCAACTACTCCTCTATTCACCACAGCAGGATCTCTGAGAAAGACAACATCAAA TTGAGAAAACCTGTTGTGGAGAAAATGCGCAGAGATCGCATCAACAGCTGCATCGAGCAGCTTAAGGTCATCCTGGAGAAGGAGTTCCAAAAACAGGAGCCCAACTCCAAGCTGGAGAAAGCCGACATCCTGGAGATGACTGTGAGCTTCttgaggcagcagctgcagccaggACTGTGTCACAGAGACTTCACCCAAGGCTACTCTCACTGCTGGAGGGACTCTCTGCACTTCCTCTCTGCAGGCTCCAACCTACACTCTGCCACTCCTCTGCAGGGCCtccagctgcaggagcagcGGCTCCATCAGGACCAGAGAGTCAGCAGCCCCTCTCCAGTCTGCCTCACAGTCAGGCCCACCACGCTgcaagacagcagcagcagcagaggcccTGTGTGGAGGCCTTGGTAG
- the LOC113167733 gene encoding transcription factor HES-5-like, whose product MAPTVIGQASYSKEHLTPAHKLRKPMVEKLRRDRINTSIEQLKSLLGPEFLRQQPDSKQEKADILEMAVSYLRSWQQKKQQQQHVSMTSGLMSASDGYSHCVQEAVSFLSHCEVQTQAHRRLLSHFQGLQSSSRSSHSPCNLSPPCSPLHQASSNKGVSQASCALWRPW is encoded by the exons ATGGCACCCACTGTTATTGGACAAGCAAGCTACTCTAAGGAACACCTGACTCCTGCTCATAAG ctGAGAAAGCCGATGGTGGAGAAACTGCGCAGAGACCGCATCAACACCAGCATTGAGCAGCTGAAATCCCTTCTGGGTCCAGAATTCCTGAGGCAGCAGCCCGACTCCAAGCAGGAGAAGGCCGACATCCTGGAGATGGCTGTGTCCTACCTGAGAAGCTGGcagcagaagaagcagcagcaacagcacgTCAGCATGACCTCTGGCCTGATGTCGGCCAGCGATGGGTACTCTCACTGTGTGCAGGAGGCCGTCAGCTTCCTGTCCCACTGCGAGGTCCAGACCCAGGCCCACAGACGGCTGCTCAGCCACTTCCAGGGCCTTCAGTCATCCAGCAGGAGCAGCCACAGCCCCTGCAACCTCTCCCCACCTTGTTCTCCTCTTCATCAGGCCAGCTCCAACAAGGGCGTGAGCCAGGCCAGCTGTGCTCTGTGGAGGCCCTGGTAG